DNA sequence from the Treponema sp. OMZ 838 genome:
TTCGACGAGGGCGGTGCCGCGCATTGCAAAGATTTCGCTGGCGGGATTAATCGGTTTTTTGGTGATGCCGGTTGCCTATGGTTCCCCGCTGGACGTGCAAGGATTTAATCTTGACTATGTGCTGCTTGTTGTCGGCGAAGCGCTGCTCGGAGTGCTGACCGGCTTTTTTATCAGCATTATCTTTGCCTCGTTTAGTACGGCCGGTCAATTTTTTTCGTATCAAATGGGATTCGGCGCATCGGAAGTGTATGATGCACTTGCTCAAATTGAAAATCCGCTGATGGGACAATTTTTAAATTTTATTGCAGTGCTGCTTTTTTTGCAGATTAAGGGATTCCAGACGTTGTTTTTAGGCGGTATGGTTCGCAGCTTTCAGTCGATCAACTGTT
Encoded proteins:
- the fliR gene encoding flagellar biosynthetic protein FliR is translated as MFAMISTTPLLSTRAVPRIAKISLAGLIGFLVMPVAYGSPLDVQGFNLDYVLLVVGEALLGVLTGFFISIIFASFSTAGQFFSYQMGFGASEVYDALAQIENPLMGQFLNFIAVLLFLQIKGFQTLFLGGMVRSFQSINCFMFLEKRELLASFLITNLSSLFLNAMMIALPVMGTLFLVHVSMGLLSKAAPQMNLLSEGFPITILLTFFLLTVSLPFMANLFVRIMENGFAAFESLLGRVAGGV